A region of the Siniperca chuatsi isolate FFG_IHB_CAS linkage group LG23, ASM2008510v1, whole genome shotgun sequence genome:
CTGTATTCACGACCCTCCTCCTGACCTCCTGGAAGAAGGAAATATTATTGGAAATTTTGCTGACTACAGTTACACCTTAAAAGTTTGATAGGGGGCAGGCCAATCCTCTTAACGTTTTATTGCACTAGTAGAGAGGATTCTGGTGTACAGTGATTCCAGTTTGGATCTGTTTTTTCACTCAAAAATACTCACTCTGGTTCCCTTTTGAAATGTTGAGTGGCATAAAAACTTACTTAGCAGGCATGAGACTTGCTTTTAATGCAGCTTTTGATCATATAATTCCTTTAATCACCTGTATTGGCTTTGTGTTCAAAGTTACGTTTCTGATTCCTGTTCCCAGCTGTGTGTTCTTGACTCCCAAATCAATATCGGCCCACGAATAGGCTACTGAGCTGCTTTAGTTTTTGAGGCATGGCGTACCTGGTATTTGTTGTGGATTAAGGCATGGTGGCGGCTTGCATGAGCAGCCGGATGTTCCTTGAGAGGCAGTATTCAAGACGTCTTTGATGTAGTCAAAGTAAAGACCAGACATTAAGCTGCCTTCTCGATAGTGACACTGGAAGACTTGCATTGCTGTTTCCTGGGGGATCAGACGACAACAAGCAATCCTGAAATAACTCAATTACGCAATTAAATGTGCTAAACAGCCCCTAAATGTCCAAAATATTACGTACTCGTCCCTAAAAGTGAACTGCAGGGCTTATTTTGCACATTCCATGTTTtcagatttgtgtttttagttgcTGATTTCTTACCAGTTCCTCATGGTCAAAGGTGAAGCGTAAACTCTTCAGCATGGCAATGAAGACAATTATGTGTTCTTTGTTGGAGGAGATGGCACCAAACATGTTGGCCAGCTTCCGAAGACTTTGCTCCAAAGGATAGATATTTAACACCACCCAGCACGTGCCAGCCTGGAGATGCAGGTACAAAAGATAGTAACATCCTTTGTTCAATATTAATGTGTATTgacattatttctgttttcacttCTTCATACATACCACTTCTTTGGGAATGTAACTAACAGGAATCTCATAATCAGAGGGGATATTCTGCTTCTACAAAGGAAATAATGATAGAGAATGATTTGTGCAACATAATATCAGTGATACAAGATCGATTTACCATACATAACATTCCGAGCATATACACATGCCAGGTGATTGTgtgacaaaaaacatgaatgtgatGTGTATCAAGTCTGTTGCAACTCAGTAATCTCACCAATATTGACAGCGTGCTCACATCATCAGTTATTGGTGTCCCAAATTTCCCGGAGCAGAGATTCAAACTTGTGAACAGACTCAAGAAGAGACAAGGTGCTTTCAAgatctgaaagaaagaaaaaaggtaaaacatataaacaacatacagtgtATTTACATCACATCAgttataatatactgtatgtattataGTTTAACAATGTTATAGCAGCAGTGCCACTTTCCCCACCCCCATTTTCTGATACCAGGCAGGGGTGGTGCCCTCCCTATACATGCATGCTgctaaacaaaaaatattttctaaatgttaaagCAGATAAATCAGATGAATATTCCAACCTTATTTAAGGCTTGCTATCTGGTTAATCTTCTGATAATCTATGAGCATGCAGAACTGAAATGTTATATAAAGAGCATGATatatttctttactttgttaCCAAGGTGACTTTCTTTCAAAAACACTACAATTTCTTCACATTAGTTCGCAGTTAGTCTTCACATTGGTTTGATGTCACATTTTCCAAATGCTGGATATCAGGTTTTGTAAATTTCTGCTTCTCAAaattctttgtcatatatgacagtaaattggATATAtctaggttttggactgttaggagacaaaacaagcaaactgaAGACATCACCCTGGACCACTGGGAAATTGTGAATGGCATTTGTCCCCTATTTTATAACATGGACGGtcagagaaaaataatcagcaaattaatcgacattgaaaataattgttagttgcagcccaaatCCAAAATACAAACTCTTTGGACAGCAGATGCATTTGACCCCTTTTATCATAATAAAAAGAACCACTTCAGCACCACAGTAAAGGACCAAATGCACTGAAGTGCAAAGTAATTAAGAACATTCATGTGTCAGCTGTAATGACTCTGTTAATTTGAGGAGATAAGATAtgaaatgcaaaacacacaatgagCTCAAATATGATGAATTCAGAGTTGCCAGTGTGTGATTTTCATTCTTGTATATTATCTAGCAGCAGAATAAAGTAGATGTGCAGATGGATGTCTGAGAGAACACGTGCTAATCTTCCTTATTCAATATATTGAGTGAAAACAAACTGTGTCCATGTGTCATTTCACATTACCCCCCCCCTTTAAAAGGGTGTAACACCAGCAGTATATGGAACAGTTACAGACCTCTTAACACAGTAAAATACCTCTAACTTAATGcaacaataatgtaaatgttaaaggAAGTATTGTTGATTATGagtagttttatttttgatactgaACTCCATGTTTAAATACTAcagaaatattatttaattgtaatatttatacTTTTAGTTAAcgatttgtgtatttttttcactaCTGAAAAATAACTGTTTCTGGAAATCAAATATCTACATTTCATTTAACACCCAAAAGTACAGTGGTTCTGATTGCAAGAATAAAGCTGACAAGGCACAAAGAatgtacacacatttttaaattcttacTCTAAATACAAATATTCTGATATTTAACAAGCACAACACAAGTGAGAATTAAGCTATGGGATATAGCTGCATCCATACATTAGTCTATACACtacacaacagaaaaatgtttttaattctaCTACTTACTTTCTTCCTCATATGGAGCAAGAATCCGCCGGTTGCTCAAATCCAGTGCATgaaattcagtgttttcagttcaaaGACGGAGCTCAtagtgtgtatgcatatgtgtgtgtgtgtgtgagatgtccAAGCGTGCAGTGAAACTTGAGGATGGGCTGGCAGTCTGCTCTCACTGCAGACAGATTGGTGAAGTCTTTTGACATGGTGGAGAGGCCGCCTACAGGCTGAGTCACTGTGTTACACACTGACGCCGTCTGACTTTTCCATAAACTCCCACGTATTCATTTGTATGTCAGGAGAAAGTATAAAGCTCATTTCAAAACAacagttgaccaaagtgctgtacaatcaaaccataaaaacaacacagtaaaaaaacacaaagatcagtttaaaatacaaaaggACAATAATATAGAAAGGCAACTCTCATAGTGAGTGACAATAAAGCCTGAGAATAAAGATGTGTTTTAAGACGGGATTTAAAAACAGGCAGTGTAGGGGACAGCCTAACATGTAGAGGTAACTCATTCCAGAGTTTGGGGGCTACAACTGCAAAGGCACGATTTCTTCTGTGCTTCAGCCTTAATCTTGGGACAAGGAGCAACTGGTCAGCTGACCTGAGTGACCTTGGTGTAAAAGGTCATAGAGATAGGTTGGAGCTATAGCCCATTATATGATTTGTAGGCTAACAATAAAATCTtaaacagggagccagtgaagGGAAAATGTGCTCTCGCCTCTCGGGAAGGAGTACTTTGTTCACTGCCGTTGGACGTGAAAATGTGACACACTCTGAGGTCAGGTGCTCTGAAGCAGGTCACATCTAAATATAACCCAGACAGCTTAGCACCcggcaaaacaaaaacacacaggctgCAAGATTCAGATCAACAGGTGAGACAGATTGATATGACTAACATAAAATGCAACTTCATTTTGTGGTGTCATCTCCGATATGACTATACTAATGTACTCACATGGGACACCATTTCGAGCATGAACAGGGGCGATACTGTGCCAGCAGCCCTTTACTGATAAACAACTTGCATGCCGTGGACAAAGAACAGACAGATAACATGTTATAAGTTAGCAGCACATGTAACttaattttgtgcttttttatgACAATAAATTATTCAGGTGAAAGAAGCTTGGTGTTTACAGGGAAACACATTTAAACTCATGCTTGTTGTTGTGTCCCTTGATACAGAAATGGACGACTTTGAGCAGGAAGGCATAAATGAGGAACTTATTGAGTTTGCCATTCGAGAAAGCATTCAAGATGCCTACAAGTTGCCATGTTCAGTACAAACAAACAGGTATGAGAGAGTCCAAATTGTCTTCATGTCCAAAATGCTTTCACTCAAAGGATTTTGGGTGGGGCTACCTATCAAAAGTACTTCTTTAAtctttattattaatactaaTTTATTGATGGGGTAGTAAACTAATTTCACAAAAGATGTGTAGATTCCAAATTCACAAGAAATcatgaaataaatcatttaaggGTCATGAAGCTCTATCATAGTGTTTCTAGAGTAAAATCTTTAATTTGACCCACTTTTCTCCTTTGGTTCATTAGGAAGGAAGCAAACAGTGAAAGCTTTATGAAGATAATGGCAGCCATTCACAAAGGTAAGGTTCCTATTTAACTCTGTGTGGTGTTAGAGTAATTCCATTCTAAAGTTAACAGTAATGGGCAACATTAAGCAAAGTTGTATACGcctacaaataaatacaaatgcttgttttttgtgGTGTCCATGAATATTACAACAAGTGTGTCCCGCATGGGTCTTGGTTGTGTCTCCACAGGTAATGTGTATGCGCTGCAGGAGCTGTCAGGTTGCGTGTCTgccttcagagagagagacagcaggggCCGGCTGCCTCTGCACGCAGCAGCTGTGCAGCCACAGCCAGACATCCTGCATGCAGTGCTGCAGGGTGAGAGCTCAGTGCAACAGGCTGGGTGCAAAATCTAAACGAAAAAGAGCATCTGCAATTTGATGAAAGCATTTACGTAGATGTAAGTTAGAATAACTAGAGAGAGTGAGTGTATTTCCAACTTTAACATACTCTTATTGGTGTTTTGTAGCAGTGTTGGCGTCCACAGACCTGACCCTGGAGGAGCAGACAGAGGATGGGGACACATCTCTTACTCTGGCAGCAGAGGCCGGCCTGCTGGATAACGTCAGGATGCTGCTGCAACACGGAGCTTCACCACACAACACCAACAGCAGGAACGAGTCTCCTCTGCTGATCGGTAGCACGCACACAAACTCAACACAGTAGACAACTCATGCTGTCAGTCACTGAGCCTACACACTCATCCCTATTAACAGCACATTCCGAAACAGGGTTATTAATAGATTGCCACTTTACAAAAACGTACTgttacaaattacttttttatatgTTAATGTAAATACATCAAGCCTTAGGTAACATAGCTATTGTTAGCCTAGCCACCATAGCCAGTCTAATCCATAACAGAAATTTAGAGACAACTAACCaaataatactttattattataaactttattattttggGCATGTTTAATGTATTAGTAGAACGCGATTACATCATATAAAACTCCATGTCGCGTGCATAGGTatgggatattatttattattcactATAAATACTTTGAATGCGTAACCACGGTTGCTATCATCCTGGCATAAGCCGTTTTCTTAGACGGTGAAGCGGTcatcatggtaaacattgtagtGAATGTGAAGTTGACGTCACGCTGTCTTAAATTTTGGGTAAATTTTGTTTACGCCGCCATGTTGTGAGGATCCCGCTTGACCGACCCGCCTCCGTTCTCAGGTAAATACTGCTAAcgttatttactgtatatcgcTCTGTCACGTTAACGTTAGTTATTTATGCCTAAACTCTCTAAACATACTCTCTGTTTTACGTTTGTCTTTACAGGTTAATTTGTGAGAAGTGACCTACAGAGGTCAGTGAAGTAGAAAGTGTTCGTTGTGAGGAGATAAGTTACAGTGGTAATGTGTTAGCATGTGCATGTTGC
Encoded here:
- the LOC122870998 gene encoding uncharacterized protein LOC122870998 codes for the protein MRKKILKAPCLFLSLFTSLNLCSGKFGTPITDDVSTLSILKQNIPSDYEIPVSYIPKEVAGTCWVVLNIYPLEQSLRKLANMFGAISSNKEHIIVFIAMLKSLRFTFDHEELETAMQVFQCHYREGSLMSGLYFDYIKDVLNTASQGTSGCSCKPPPCLNPQQIPGGQEEGREYSWSKRMPLLLVLIPFTACVVILAWLVKSGRRLPVYNAENSQIAPSDMIPTVSISIPLQTLTHAADTQPVGEAIPEHESG